The following coding sequences are from one Capsicum annuum cultivar UCD-10X-F1 chromosome 3, UCD10Xv1.1, whole genome shotgun sequence window:
- the LOC107861656 gene encoding DNA glycosylase/AP lyase ROS1 isoform X2 yields the protein MELGNADKEELEKVAFFTPVTPYKSELPRAEFSSINIAGFNKFVSASSSCNSQKKDEEVSAVIGGRSKFLCQNLDSDFKSVSMAPSTPMKKGNPLETQSGTLDLNERPLKKPKRKKHKPKIYDESKPKKTPKPKIKTSTPKSGKSKASARTKKKLEKDCDKVSDDLSGYAYMQTPISKIPETIAESVVLQVSTPQPEILELAIPATSSPELEHDILTDLGHSLKSCRRALNFNLENENDVISVGAEEVARCHVTHSNNSKFLTNPLDGVNELPVDTNSSIDLEDNLEAESTSQTKQGNDPNIYQDGDRACQYHFLKVYTRRNKFKTDLMPLAGNEADVYQNKTSCQDHFLKVFKRRTRGNIGSASLAGNEAISQNDHKEAQDKDKGWNALNTNTKYKVTSGARRTCRGRGRKRVAKKHVPIAKSSFTISKRVTRRNSEIAHGDTCFSTMNSRQTVKLKSHFVRKVLPTENQINAAMADPESFECVFSLSPIVNSRRKRSIHPKRTKSACREEDTELEPLSLALTLSPLVMCKRKRSKNCKRSTAILDSICPESEISAISGIESFTDKRPQISACNEIQECWQHENWWHQTDKSSCNDIQECPQHEDLWPRSDKSACIDVQNWQQHEDLWPWIDKSACNELQERSQLDDLWPKTECSIDSKSLDKLIQRFEKLKVCDKRACKGRTTTNQKRTSNNTGQLVLRNPFGPIIAHKGKDKPRKKLPKVDIDMESMRVFNLLIENGGEIDEDLDKEKEMWWEEQRKIFEGRAASFIARMRLVLGDRRFSPWKGSVVDSVIGVYLTQNVSDNLSSNAFMLLASAFPLQNKQEVTTQQGQAVAITEGMPNSFDREVSADEKDLGFSGSCFSSMSKCISSTDETSSLDDRNTPECLTTPYSHLSHTGDCMNERLHGTRKEENLGDESTSGSQASVTSYSPEVITFAKSGGDLGNEAVNLPETISTEKNELPEREIDWDELRKTYSTGRSSGLTESNRDSVNWEAVRHADVEKIVEPIKCRGQGNVLAAKIKNCLNRLVEDHGSIDLEWLRDVPTDKVKEYLLSIVGLGPKSVDCIRLLTLRHHSFPVDINVARIAVRLGWVPLQPLPDEIQMHLLEKYPLESDIQKYLWPRLCKLDLLTLYELHYHMITFGKVFCTKRNPNCDACPLRAECRHFASAFASSRLRLPGPQPKGVVASKQPVRVDDVPNMCVPLPNLFPSSESFLESSFQTQDSEPIIEMPESPEDRPLEIIMPESPEHRPLESLERDIEDFPSKVEHEQEIPTIQLNTKEFRENVLNLINKYKTKELQENLLNVVDEISKLHRDEEVSRALVLLNPESASHPARKLKSNSRLRTEHLVYELPDDHPLLSGFEKRQPDDPCPYLLSISLTEQVMEKQKKVENFSSSKELVLYDAEICSGSASNSQNNQIVHGSILIPCRTANRGSFPLNGTYFQVNEVFADHESSKYPIPVARESIWNLRRRVLYCGTSVHAIFRGLTTEEIQYCFWRGFMCVRGYDRKQRAPRPLPDRFHLGYKSKI from the exons ATGGAACTGGGCAATGCAGATAAGGAAGAGCTGGAGAAAGTTGCTTTTTTTACTCCAGTAACACCTTACAAGAGCGAGTTACCAAGAGCAGAATTTAGCTCTATCAATATTGCTGGCTTCAACAAATTTGTGTCAGCAAGTAGTTCAT GTAACAGCCAAAAAAAGGATGAAGAGGTTTCTGCTGTGATCGGAGGGAGGAGCAAATTTCTATGTCAAAATTTGGATTCTGATTTTAAATCTGTGTCAATGGCTCCTTCAACTCCTATGAAGAAGGGTAACCCATTGGAGACACAAAGTGGTACCTTGGACTTGAATGAGAGACCACTGAAgaaaccaaaaaggaaaaaacacaAACCAAAAATCTATGATGAAAGTAAGCCCAAAAAGACTCCAAAGCCTAAGATAAAGACTTCAACTCCAAAATCAGGTAAATCTAAGGCAAGTGCCAGGACAaagaagaaactagaaaaggACTGCGATAAGGTTTCAGACGATTTATCAGGATATGCTTACATGCAAACACCTATTAGTAAGATTCCAGAAACTATTGCCGAATCTGTAGTCCTACAGGTTTCAACTCCTCAGCCAGAAATTTTGGAGCTTGCTATCCCAGCAACAAGTTCACCAGAACTTGAGCACGACATTCTTACGGATCTTGGTCATAGTTTGAAGTCATGCAGACGAGCTCTAAATTTTAACTTGGAAAATGAGAATGATGTTATTTCCGTGGGAGCAGAAGAAGTGGCTAGATGTCATGTAACACATAGTAACAACAGCAAGTTCTTGACAAATCCATTAGACGGTGTTAATGAGCTGCCAGTTGATACAAATAGCTCCATTGATTTGGAAGATAATTTAGAGGCTGAGTCAACTTCCCAAACCAAACAAG GAAATGATCCTAATATCTACCAGGATGGCGATAGAGCCTGTCAGTATCATTTTCTGAAAGTTTATACAAGGAGGAACAAATTTAAAACAGATTTGATGCCCTTGGCAGGAAATGAAGCTGATGTCTACCAGAACAAAACTAGTTGTCAGGATCACTTTCTGAAAGTTTTTAAAAGGAGGACAAGAGGAAACATTGGATCCGCGTCTTTGGCAGGAAATGAAGCTATTTCCCAGAATGACCATAAAGAAGCCCAAGACAAAG ATAAAGGCTGGAATGcattgaatactaatacaaagTATAAAGTGACTTCCGGTGCAAGGAGGACGTGTAGAGGAAGAGGTAGAAAGAGAGTTGCAAAGAAGCATGTTCCAATTGCCAAGAGTTCTTTTACAATTTCCAAGAGAGTTACCAGGAGAAATTCTGAAATTGCCCATGGTGATACATGTTTTTCAACTATGAACTCGAGGCAGACAGTAAAATTAAAATCACATTTTGTCAGAAAGGTTCTACCTACCGAAAATCAGATTAATGCTGCAATGGCTGATCCAGAGTCTTTTGAGTGTGTGTTTAGCTTGTCCCCTATAGTGAATTCTCGGAGAAAGAGATCTATCCATCCTAAGAGGACCAAGTCTGCTTGCAGGGAAGAAGATACAGAATTAGAACCTTTAAGTCTTGCCTTGACTTTGTCTCCACTAGTCATGTGCAAAAGAAAAAGATCTAAGAATTGCAAAAGATCGACTGCTATTTTAGACTCCATCTGCCCTGAGTCAGAAATAAGTGCAATCAGTGGGATTGAGTCTTTTACGGATAAGCGGCCTCAAATAAGTGCTTGCAATGAAATTCAGGAATGTTGGCAACATGAAAATTGGTGGCAtcaaacagataaatcatcttgCAACGATATTCAAGAGTGCCCACAACATGAAGATCTGTGGCCTAGATCAGATAAATCAGCTTGCATTGATGTTCAAAACTGGCAACAACATGAAGATCTGTGGCCTTGGATAGATAAATCAGCTTGTAATGAACTTCAAGAACGGTCACAACTTGATGATCTGTGGCCTAAAACAGAGT GTTCAATTGACTCGAAATCCTTGGATAAACTTATTCAGAggtttgaaaaattaaaagtttgTGATAAGAGAGCCTGTAAAGGGAGAACAACAACCAATCAGAAAAGAACCAGTAACAATACTGGCCAGCTTGTCTTGCGGAATCCTTTTGGTCCAATAATTGCTCACAAGGGAAAGGACAAACCCAGAAAAAAACTGCCCAAGGTTGACATTGATATGGAGTCAATGCGAGTGTTTAATCTACTCATAGAAAACGGAGGTGAAATTGATGAAGACCTGGATAAAGAGAAGGAGATGTGGTGGGAGgagcaaagaaaaatatttgaaggaAGGGCGGCCTCATTCATTGCCCGCATGCGTCTTGTCTTAG GTGATAGGCGTTTTTCCCCATGGAAAGGGTCAGTGGTAGACTCTGTGATTGGTGTTTACCTAACACAAAATGTATCAGATAACCTTTCAAG CAACGCTTTCATGCTTCTTGCATCAGCATTCCCACTTCAAAATAAGCAAGAAGTGACTACACAACAAGGACAAGCTGTAGCGATTACAGAGGGAATGCCAAATTCATTTGATAGAGAAGTGTCTGCTGATGAGAAAGATCTTGGATTCTCTGGTTCTTGTTTTAGTTCAATGTCCAAATGTATATCAAGCACagatgaaacatcttctttagaTGATAGAAATACGCCGGAATGTTTGACTACACCTTATAGCCACTTATCTCACACGGGGGACTGCATGAATGAGAGGTTGCATGGAACTCGAAAGGAAGAAAATCTTGGAGATGAGAGTACAAGTGGTAGTCAGGCTTCAGTCACCTCTTACAGCCCAGAAGTGATAACCTTTGCTAAGAGTGGCGGCGATTTAGGAAATGAAGCAGTCAATTTGCCCGAGACAATATCGACAGAGAAAAATGAATTACCAGAAAGAGAAATTGATTGGGATGAATTGAGGAAAACCTATTCTACTGGAAGATCTAGCGGTCTTACTGAAAGTAATAGAGATTCTGTTAATTGGGAAGCCGTTAGACATGCAGATGTTGAAAAGATTGTTGAGCCGATAAAATGTCGAGGACAGGGTAATGTTCTTGCTGCAAAGATTAAG AATTGTCTTAATCGATTGGTTGAAGATCATGGAAGCATTGATCTTGAGTGGTTAAGAGATGTTCCAACAGACAAAGTGAA AGAATACCTGTTGAGTATCGTTGGGCTTGGGCCGAAGAGCGTGGATTGCATTCGACTTTTGACACTTCGGCATCATTCCTTTCCT gTTGACATAAATGTTGCTCGGATAGCAGTACGTCTAGGATGGGTCCCTTTGCAACCATTACCTGATGAGATCCAGATGCATCTTTTGGAGAA aTACCCGCTGGAGAGTGACATACAAAAGTACCTTTGGCCACGTCTATGCAAACTTGATCTGCTAACACT ATATGAATTGCATTATCACATGATCACATTTGGAAAG GTTTTCTGTACAAAGAGAAATCCAAACTGTGATGCCTGCCCATTGAGAGCCGAATGCAGGCACTTTGCTAGTGCATTTGCCAG TTCTAGGCTTCGCCTCCCAGGACCACAGCCGAAAGGAGTGGTCGCCTCTAAGCAGCCTGTTCGAGTTGATGATGTCCCAAACATGTGTGTGCCGTTACCAAATTTGTTCCCTTCTAGCGAAAGCTTCTTGGAGTCCAGCTTCCAGACTCAAGATTCTGAGCCTATCATAGAAATGCCAGAATCTCCAGAGGACAGACCTCTAGAAATAATAATGCCAGAATCTCCAGAGCACAGACCTCTAGAATCACTGGAACGAGACATTGAAGACTTTCCTTCTAAGGTGGAGCATGAGCAGGAGATACCTACCATCCAACTCAACACTAAAGAGTTCAGAGAAAATGTGTTGAACCTTATCAACAAGTACAAAACTAAAGAGCTTCAAGAAAATTTGTTGAATGTTGTTGATGAGATCAGTAAATTGCATAGAGATGAAGAAGTGTCCAGAGCCTTGGTTCTCTTGAATCCAGAATCTGCTTCACATCCTGCTCGTAAACTGAAAAGTAATAGTCGACTAAGGACTGAGCACTTAGT GTATGAGCTTCCAGATGATCATCCTCTTTTGAGTGGG TTTGAGAAACGGCAGCCTGATGATCCCTGCCCTTACCTTCTTTCCATCAGCCTAACAG AGCAAGTTATGGAAAAGCagaaaaaagttgaaaacttTTCCAGCTCCAAGGAATTAGTACTTTATGATGCAGAGATATGCTCGGGCAGTGCAAGTAACTCCCAAAATAATCAAATAGTTCATGGATCTATTTTG ATACCATGTCGAACGGCAAACAGGGGAAGTTTTCCTCTAAATGGAACATACTTTCAAGTTAATGAG GTGTTTGCTGATCATGAGTCGAGCAAATACCCAATCCCTGTTGCGAGAGAGTCAATATGGAATTTGAGACGAAGAGTTTTATATTGTGGAACTTCAGTTCATGCCATTTTTAGAG GTTTGACAACAGAGGAAATTCAGTATTGCTTTTGGAGAG GATTTATGTGTGTAAGAGGATATGACAGAAAGCAGAGGGCACCCAGACCCCTCCCTGATCGATTCCATTTAGgatataaaagtaaaatatag